In Nostoc sp. GT001, a genomic segment contains:
- the crtH gene encoding carotenoid isomerase, giving the protein MTIDAIVIGSGIGGLVTATQLAAKGAKVLVLERYLIPGGSAGYFERQGYRFDVGASMIFGLGQNGTTNLLTRALSSVNVSQEAIADPVQIHYHLPQGLDLKVDRVYEKFLQNLIAHFPHEEQGIRRFYDECQKVFKCLNSMDLLSLEEPRYLLRVFFQHPLACLGLAKYLPQNAGDVARRYIKDPQLLKFIDMECYCWSVVPSDMTPMINAGMVFSDRHYGGVNYPKGGVGQIAQKLVEGLEKAGGQIQYQARVTKILTEQGKAVGVQLANGKVYRGKRIVSNATRWDTFTQLLPVEAMPYNEKKWQQNYQKSPSFLSLHIGVKESVLPAGTECHHILLEDWEKMTAAEGTVFVSIPTLLDPDLAPNGYHIIHAFTPHWIDDWQKLSPSEYEAKKEEAAWRIIDRLEKIFPGLDTGLDYLEVGTPRTHRRFLGREDGTYGPMPRRKLWGLLNMPFNRTAIPGLYCVGDSTFPGQGLNAVAFSGFACAHRIAVDLGL; this is encoded by the coding sequence ATGACAATTGACGCAATCGTAATTGGGTCTGGGATTGGCGGATTAGTCACTGCGACACAATTAGCGGCGAAGGGAGCAAAAGTGCTGGTACTGGAACGTTATTTGATTCCAGGCGGTAGTGCTGGTTATTTTGAGCGCCAAGGCTATCGATTCGATGTTGGCGCATCAATGATTTTTGGGCTGGGACAGAACGGTACAACCAACTTACTCACCCGTGCATTATCAAGTGTAAATGTCAGCCAAGAAGCGATCGCAGATCCGGTACAGATTCACTATCATCTACCCCAAGGTTTAGACCTGAAGGTTGATCGAGTTTATGAAAAATTTTTGCAAAATCTTATTGCTCATTTTCCCCATGAAGAACAAGGGATTCGTCGCTTTTATGACGAATGTCAAAAAGTCTTCAAGTGCCTCAACAGTATGGATTTGCTGTCACTGGAAGAACCTCGGTATTTACTGCGCGTATTTTTCCAGCATCCTTTGGCGTGTCTCGGTTTAGCTAAGTATCTGCCCCAAAATGCCGGGGATGTGGCGCGGCGTTACATCAAAGACCCGCAATTATTGAAATTTATCGATATGGAATGTTATTGCTGGTCGGTGGTTCCATCAGACATGACACCAATGATTAATGCTGGAATGGTCTTTTCTGACAGGCATTATGGCGGAGTTAACTATCCCAAAGGCGGAGTCGGACAAATTGCCCAAAAACTAGTGGAAGGTCTAGAAAAGGCTGGAGGTCAGATTCAGTACCAAGCTAGAGTCACCAAAATTCTTACAGAACAGGGAAAAGCGGTAGGTGTGCAACTGGCTAATGGTAAAGTATATCGGGGTAAACGCATAGTTTCTAATGCTACTCGCTGGGACACATTTACACAATTACTACCAGTAGAAGCAATGCCCTATAATGAGAAAAAATGGCAACAAAACTACCAAAAATCTCCAAGTTTCTTGAGTTTGCACATCGGGGTAAAGGAGTCAGTTTTACCCGCGGGGACAGAGTGTCACCATATTTTGCTGGAAGACTGGGAAAAGATGACAGCAGCCGAAGGGACAGTTTTCGTTTCGATTCCCACATTGCTTGACCCAGATTTAGCACCAAATGGATATCACATCATTCATGCCTTCACACCTCACTGGATTGATGATTGGCAAAAACTTTCTCCGAGTGAGTACGAAGCGAAGAAAGAAGAGGCGGCTTGGCGAATTATTGACCGCCTAGAGAAGATTTTTCCAGGCTTAGATACTGGATTGGATTATTTAGAAGTGGGGACACCGCGCACCCATCGCCGCTTTTTGGGTCGTGAAGATGGCACTTATGGGCCAATGCCCCGGCGTAAGTTGTGGGGATTATTGAATATGCCCTTTAATCGCACAGCGATTCCAGGACTTTATTGTGTAGGCGATAGTACTTTTCCGGGTCAAGGTTTGAATGCAGTCGCTTTTTCTGGGTTTGCTTGCGCCCACCGCATTGCCGTAGATTTAGGATTGTGA
- the upp gene encoding uracil phosphoribosyltransferase, with protein MTLQLRVYVPPHPLIKHWLAVARDAGTPSVLFRSAMTELGRWLTYEAARDWLPTQETAVQSPLDTCPATVIDPQVPMAVVPILRAGLGLLEGAQTLLPLASIYHLGLARDEETLQPHCYLNKLPEKFDPQTRVLVTDPMLATGGSMMAAMAELTQRGADPALTRIVCVVAAPPALQKLSEAYPGLIIYTATIDEKLDSKGYIVPGLGDAGDRIFGT; from the coding sequence ATGACGCTACAATTGCGCGTTTATGTTCCACCCCATCCCCTGATCAAGCACTGGCTAGCAGTTGCCCGTGATGCAGGCACGCCTTCAGTATTGTTCCGCAGTGCCATGACTGAGTTGGGAAGATGGCTGACTTATGAAGCTGCACGAGACTGGTTGCCGACTCAAGAAACAGCAGTACAGAGTCCCTTAGATACCTGTCCAGCAACGGTGATTGATCCGCAAGTGCCTATGGCAGTAGTGCCGATTTTGCGGGCTGGGCTAGGATTACTAGAGGGAGCGCAGACTTTACTGCCTTTAGCATCGATTTACCACCTTGGCTTGGCGCGAGATGAAGAGACACTGCAACCTCATTGTTATCTGAACAAGTTACCAGAAAAATTTGACCCCCAAACACGAGTGTTAGTTACCGATCCAATGTTGGCAACCGGAGGGTCAATGATGGCGGCAATGGCAGAATTGACACAACGGGGTGCTGACCCAGCCCTGACGCGGATTGTTTGTGTAGTAGCGGCTCCACCAGCTTTACAAAAATTGAGTGAAGCTTATCCAGGTTTAATAATTTACACCGCTACTATTGACGAAAAACTGGACAGCAAGGGATATATTGTACCGGGATTGGGAGATGCAGGCGATCGCATCTTTGGGACTTAA
- a CDS encoding ABC transporter ATP-binding protein, with product MVKELTICTRGLTKQFDRHVAVNDVDLEIQAGEVYGLIGPNGAGKTTLIRMLATAEEPTTGEIYINGDRLIRDTSNLKLKRHLGYLPDDYPLYEDLTVWDYLDYFARLYRLREPRRTKRLHEVLELIQLGNKRNSQISTLSRGMKQRLSLARTIIHEPILLLLDEPVSGLDPIARMHFREIIKALQEAGMTVIISSHVLSDLAEICTSVGIMELGFLVESTSLQQLYQRLAHQQIVLSTLGNLEALLSELKYHPLVEEWEVISGKNSVRVNFSGKDEDSAELLRSLIKAGIPLTDFHCTQEDLESIFLKLGHKQAS from the coding sequence ATGGTAAAAGAATTAACAATTTGCACCCGTGGACTCACTAAGCAATTTGACCGACATGTTGCTGTCAATGATGTTGATTTAGAAATCCAAGCAGGGGAAGTATATGGGCTGATTGGACCGAATGGCGCGGGTAAAACAACTCTCATCCGCATGTTGGCAACTGCTGAGGAACCAACTACGGGTGAGATTTATATTAATGGTGATCGCCTCATCCGTGACACAAGTAACCTCAAACTTAAGCGTCATCTTGGCTATTTACCCGATGACTACCCACTATATGAGGATTTGACAGTCTGGGATTACTTAGATTACTTTGCGCGTTTATATCGTTTGCGAGAACCGCGCCGTACTAAACGCTTACATGAAGTTTTAGAACTTATTCAACTTGGTAATAAACGCAATAGTCAGATTTCTACATTGTCGCGGGGAATGAAACAGCGTTTAAGTTTAGCGCGAACCATTATCCACGAACCAATTTTACTATTACTAGATGAACCTGTTTCTGGGCTTGATCCTATTGCGAGGATGCACTTTCGCGAAATTATTAAGGCTTTGCAAGAAGCTGGGATGACTGTCATCATTTCCTCCCACGTTCTCAGTGATTTAGCGGAAATTTGTACTTCTGTAGGAATTATGGAACTTGGCTTCTTAGTAGAAAGTACTTCCCTACAGCAACTTTATCAACGTTTAGCCCATCAGCAAATTGTGTTATCAACTCTAGGGAACTTAGAGGCACTTTTGAGCGAGCTTAAATATCATCCTTTAGTAGAAGAGTGGGAGGTAATATCAGGAAAAAATAGTGTGCGGGTGAATTTTTCAGGCAAAGATGAAGATAGTGCTGAGTTATTGCGATCGCTAATTAAAGCGGGCATTCCTCTAACTGATTTTCACTGTACGCAAGAAGACTTAGAAAGTATTTTCTTAAAATTAGGTCACAAACAAGCATCTTGA
- a CDS encoding pentapeptide repeat-containing protein translates to MLNISTQDLRYTAIHFLEQSPPQRLEILKQLGIARYDFLTKIQRNEANIICIMRFFKYPSQLKFPNLMGADLSGLILDGVNFIRGNLSEVNLQSSSLVNADLLFVNFTKSDLRNADLRGATLNETIWVETLVDKCQLGTGIGLNYLQRQDLELRKAIFNS, encoded by the coding sequence ATGTTAAACATCTCTACTCAAGACCTACGCTATACAGCCATCCATTTTTTAGAACAAAGTCCTCCACAGCGTCTAGAAATCCTTAAGCAACTGGGCATAGCTCGTTATGATTTTTTAACCAAAATTCAACGAAATGAAGCCAATATAATCTGTATAATGCGGTTTTTTAAATATCCCAGTCAGCTAAAGTTTCCTAATCTTATGGGAGCAGATTTATCTGGTTTAATTTTAGATGGTGTCAACTTCATACGAGGAAATTTGTCAGAAGTAAATCTACAAAGTAGTAGTTTAGTAAATGCAGACCTCTTATTTGTAAATTTCACAAAATCCGATTTGCGAAATGCAGATTTACGAGGTGCAACTCTGAACGAGACTATTTGGGTAGAGACTTTAGTAGATAAGTGTCAGCTTGGCACAGGTATTGGTTTAAATTATCTACAACGTCAAGATTTAGAACTACGCAAAGCTATATTTAATTCTTGA
- a CDS encoding TetR/AcrR family transcriptional regulator, whose amino-acid sequence MTTESSHARQQILETASELFYQKGIQHVGINEVIAVSGVAKRTLYRWFPSKDLLIEEVMKYRAIQWLCWFEDAVSERGITPKERLLGTFDVLREWYSSPNFRGCPFINAVLEIADTSHKAHQVSVDLRESIRQIIVRLAADAGVKNPEFFSQQYLLLIGGASLMATIEQSPNGAIFAQSALSVLIDANIGN is encoded by the coding sequence ATGACTACTGAATCAAGTCACGCTCGGCAACAAATCCTGGAAACGGCTTCTGAACTCTTCTACCAGAAGGGTATTCAGCATGTCGGTATTAATGAAGTCATTGCAGTCTCAGGTGTTGCTAAACGGACGCTTTACCGTTGGTTTCCTTCCAAAGACTTATTAATCGAGGAAGTGATGAAATATCGCGCTATCCAGTGGTTATGCTGGTTTGAGGATGCAGTTTCAGAGCGAGGCATTACACCCAAAGAACGCTTATTAGGAACGTTTGATGTGTTGCGTGAGTGGTACTCAAGCCCCAATTTTCGGGGTTGTCCGTTCATCAATGCTGTTTTGGAAATTGCCGATACCTCTCATAAAGCACATCAGGTTTCGGTAGACCTACGTGAGTCAATTCGACAAATTATTGTGCGCTTGGCGGCTGATGCAGGCGTTAAAAATCCAGAATTCTTTTCGCAACAGTACCTTCTGCTGATTGGAGGAGCCAGCTTAATGGCAACAATCGAACAGTCACCGAACGGAGCAATATTTGCTCAAAGTGCGCTCTCGGTTCTGATTGATGCCAACATAGGAAATTGA
- the purT gene encoding formate-dependent phosphoribosylglycinamide formyltransferase — protein MSIKLPQKLMLLGSGELGKEFAIAAQRLGNYVIAVDRYANAPAMQVADAYEVISMLSADDLEAVVTKHQPDIIIPEIEAIRTEKLIEFEQRGITVIPTAAATNYTMNRDRIRELAHQELGIRTAKYGYATTLEELIAISDKIGFPNVVKPVMSSSGKGQSVVQDKSEVEKAWNYAIANSRGDTHKVIVEEFINFEIEITLLTIKQWNAPTIFCSPIGHRQERGDYQESWQPAEISEDKILKSQEIAIKVTDALGGAGIFGVEFFITKDEVIFSELSPRPHDTGMVTLISQNLNEFELHLRAILGLPIPHIELLGASASAVILASKKSDSIAFSGVADALSEKDVDIKLFGKPNAHPYRRMGVALAKGINVQEARKKATKAASKIQII, from the coding sequence ATGAGTATTAAGTTGCCCCAAAAATTGATGTTGCTGGGTTCAGGAGAACTGGGCAAAGAATTTGCGATCGCTGCTCAACGTCTTGGTAATTATGTGATTGCCGTTGACCGCTACGCCAATGCTCCGGCGATGCAAGTTGCTGATGCTTATGAAGTTATTTCTATGCTCAGTGCTGATGATTTAGAAGCTGTAGTGACAAAACATCAGCCAGATATTATTATACCAGAAATTGAAGCAATCCGAACAGAAAAACTGATCGAATTTGAACAGAGAGGGATTACAGTTATTCCGACTGCGGCTGCTACGAACTATACAATGAACCGCGATAGAATTCGGGAACTGGCACATCAAGAATTGGGCATCAGAACGGCTAAATATGGTTATGCAACAACTCTAGAAGAATTGATTGCAATTTCGGATAAAATTGGCTTTCCCAATGTTGTTAAACCTGTGATGTCATCATCTGGGAAAGGTCAATCTGTAGTCCAAGATAAGAGTGAAGTTGAGAAGGCTTGGAATTATGCGATCGCTAATTCTAGAGGAGACACTCACAAAGTCATTGTAGAAGAGTTTATTAACTTTGAAATTGAAATAACTTTACTGACAATTAAACAGTGGAATGCGCCGACAATTTTCTGCTCTCCCATTGGTCATCGTCAAGAAAGAGGCGATTATCAAGAATCGTGGCAACCCGCAGAAATTTCTGAAGATAAAATATTAAAATCCCAAGAAATAGCTATAAAAGTCACTGATGCTTTAGGAGGAGCCGGAATTTTTGGCGTTGAATTTTTCATTACCAAAGATGAAGTGATTTTTTCAGAGCTTTCTCCCAGACCTCACGATACGGGAATGGTGACATTAATCTCACAAAATTTAAATGAGTTTGAACTACATTTAAGAGCTATTTTAGGCTTGCCAATTCCTCACATAGAACTGCTAGGAGCATCAGCCAGTGCAGTAATTTTAGCTTCCAAAAAATCTGATTCTATTGCTTTTAGTGGTGTAGCCGATGCTTTGTCGGAAAAAGATGTAGATATTAAATTATTCGGTAAACCTAATGCTCATCCATATCGGCGAATGGGCGTAGCTTTAGCGAAAGGTATTAATGTCCAAGAGGCTAGGAAAAAAGCTACAAAAGCTGCAAGTAAAATTCAAATCATCTAG
- a CDS encoding ABC transporter permease subunit — protein sequence MLNLIDKIGDWNPQLFRELKGQFKFVNVAIVVLTSLLLQLVVILYHLSNLPDNEYSLTGTYCRLRQIYEPQQTQAFKESNQSKIDELNYFFSKNFCPPNQIDWQLWWRDHWEYIFLTLSVIFLFTLLVAGTYLLINDFAKEETRGTLNFIRLSPQSETSILTGKLLGVPSLIYLLILVAVPLHLWAGLSAKIAFSYILAYYTILATSCIFFYSAALLLSLLSRSFSGSQPLLGLLVSGVIFMFLFITMLLASSYNHSLNSSTAWFRLFNPWDTTNYLFPNLFNLSNGSDIKKLQFFYLPLGRNIISILGFHLLNLGLCSYGILHILKRCFRNPQASIISKKQSYLLVAFCQLMIWGFTLQIGENSYTLDQQFGENYILLASYNLVLILSLIAVLSPHRQDVQDWARYRHQGVSSHKSIWQDLIWAEKSPALVAIAINLTIVTIPWLVWISFTSVFDTNNDQTWLVNDVDRFKVLLAIALSISVIMIYATIAQLILLLKTPKRSSWAIRIIGTAVLLPPIILGFIGITSEVSTVMSTVWLFSTFPWAGIQGSGTTTIFMAFLAELTFLGWLNLQLTRQVRLAGESATKALLA from the coding sequence ATGCTCAACTTAATAGACAAAATCGGCGATTGGAATCCGCAATTATTCCGCGAACTCAAAGGACAATTTAAATTTGTTAATGTAGCGATTGTAGTTTTAACATCTTTACTATTGCAACTGGTAGTTATCTTATATCATTTAAGTAATCTTCCTGATAATGAATACTCCCTAACTGGTACATACTGTCGTTTACGTCAAATATATGAACCGCAACAAACACAGGCTTTCAAGGAATCAAATCAATCTAAAATTGATGAGTTAAATTATTTCTTTTCAAAAAATTTTTGTCCCCCAAATCAAATTGATTGGCAGTTGTGGTGGCGAGATCATTGGGAATATATATTCTTAACATTGAGTGTAATTTTTCTATTTACACTACTAGTTGCAGGAACTTATTTGCTAATTAACGATTTCGCTAAAGAAGAAACTCGCGGCACACTAAACTTTATCCGTCTTAGTCCCCAATCAGAAACAAGTATATTGACTGGCAAGTTGCTAGGAGTTCCGAGTTTAATTTATCTCCTGATTTTAGTAGCAGTTCCTTTACATTTATGGGCTGGGCTTTCTGCCAAAATTGCTTTTAGTTACATTTTGGCTTACTACACAATTCTTGCTACTAGCTGTATTTTCTTCTACAGTGCGGCACTACTACTTAGCTTACTTAGCCGTTCATTTAGTGGTTCTCAGCCTTTGTTAGGTTTATTAGTTAGTGGTGTAATTTTTATGTTTTTGTTCATAACGATGTTACTCGCATCGTCTTATAACCACAGTTTGAATAGTTCAACTGCTTGGTTTAGACTTTTTAATCCTTGGGATACAACTAATTATTTATTTCCTAACTTGTTTAATCTATCCAATGGCTCGGATATTAAAAAACTGCAATTTTTCTATCTCCCATTAGGGAGAAATATTATTAGTATTCTTGGCTTTCATTTATTAAACTTGGGATTGTGCAGTTACGGAATTTTGCACATTCTTAAACGTTGCTTTCGTAATCCTCAAGCCTCAATAATTAGCAAGAAGCAAAGTTATTTATTAGTAGCGTTTTGCCAGTTGATGATCTGGGGTTTTACTTTACAAATTGGTGAAAATAGTTACACATTAGATCAACAATTTGGGGAAAATTACATTTTGCTAGCATCGTACAACTTGGTGTTGATTTTAAGTTTAATTGCAGTTCTTTCCCCTCACCGTCAAGATGTACAAGATTGGGCAAGATATCGACATCAGGGAGTTTCTAGCCACAAGAGTATTTGGCAGGATTTAATTTGGGCTGAAAAAAGCCCTGCACTCGTGGCGATCGCAATTAATCTTACAATTGTTACTATACCCTGGCTAGTTTGGATTTCATTTACATCTGTTTTTGATACTAACAATGACCAAACTTGGCTGGTTAACGATGTTGACAGGTTTAAAGTACTTTTAGCTATAGCTTTGTCTATCAGCGTAATCATGATTTATGCTACCATCGCCCAATTGATACTTTTGCTGAAAACTCCCAAACGTTCTTCCTGGGCAATTCGGATTATAGGTACAGCAGTGTTACTACCACCGATAATTTTAGGATTTATCGGCATCACTTCAGAGGTGTCTACTGTGATGTCTACTGTATGGCTGTTTTCAACTTTTCCTTGGGCTGGTATACAAGGCTCTGGAACGACAACAATTTTTATGGCATTCCTCGCTGAGTTAACTTTTCTAGGATGGTTAAACTTGCAGTTGACAAGGCAAGTGAGATTAGCAGGTGAATCTGCTACGAAAGCATTATTAGCATAA
- a CDS encoding alpha/beta hydrolase has product MFVKPKIFLSSLALLLSFASLFLSAWIILPATNMFLLTLAVGAPEVSPWLLLLNLLFLLLSLFYIRRRKLQRLICIFSLIGLLICGWVLVNIPPTQMQMAKAMKQGLGANYLEQIPVQVRAKMQTHPFDLVNFFWGIPLGKTRHQKDILFASPGGVPLKMEVYQPSKVGKYPAVVVIYGGAWQYGNTHANSEFNQYIANHGYTVFAIDYRHAPQYQFPSQLDDVRTALNFIRKHAAEYEADSERMVLLGRSAGAHLAMLAAYQPDAPPIRAVVNYYGPVNLTEGYKTPPNPDPINSRAVLKAFLGGSLEELPNRYEIASPINYLTHLLPPTLLIYGSRDHLVQARFGRQMYERLHDSGNTAVFLEIPWAEHAFDAVFNGVSNQLALYYTERFLAWALFRQ; this is encoded by the coding sequence ATGTTTGTTAAACCCAAAATATTTTTATCATCGCTTGCATTATTACTAAGTTTTGCAAGTCTATTTCTTAGTGCTTGGATTATTCTTCCTGCTACAAACATGTTTTTACTCACACTAGCAGTAGGAGCGCCAGAAGTCAGTCCTTGGTTATTATTATTAAATTTGCTCTTTTTATTGCTGTCTTTATTCTATATCCGTCGCCGTAAATTACAGCGTTTAATTTGCATTTTCAGTTTAATCGGATTGCTAATTTGTGGATGGGTGCTAGTAAATATCCCACCAACTCAAATGCAGATGGCTAAAGCTATGAAACAAGGGCTGGGAGCAAATTATCTAGAGCAAATTCCCGTTCAAGTAAGGGCTAAAATGCAAACCCATCCCTTTGACTTAGTTAATTTCTTCTGGGGTATTCCATTAGGGAAAACGCGTCATCAAAAAGATATTCTCTTTGCTTCTCCTGGGGGAGTACCTTTAAAAATGGAAGTTTACCAACCCTCAAAAGTAGGCAAATATCCAGCAGTGGTAGTAATTTATGGTGGAGCTTGGCAATATGGCAATACTCATGCCAATTCTGAGTTTAATCAATATATTGCTAATCATGGATATACGGTATTTGCGATCGACTATCGACACGCACCTCAATATCAGTTTCCATCTCAATTAGATGATGTGCGTACAGCCCTAAATTTTATTCGCAAACATGCAGCTGAATATGAAGCCGATTCAGAACGTATGGTACTTTTAGGACGTTCTGCTGGGGCACATTTAGCAATGCTAGCGGCTTACCAACCCGATGCACCACCCATTCGTGCTGTGGTGAACTATTACGGGCCTGTTAACTTAACTGAAGGATATAAAACACCACCAAATCCCGATCCTATAAATTCTCGCGCTGTTTTAAAAGCATTTCTTGGTGGTTCTTTAGAAGAATTGCCTAATCGGTATGAAATTGCTTCACCGATAAATTACCTAACCCACCTTTTACCGCCAACTTTATTAATTTACGGCAGTCGCGACCATTTGGTGCAAGCCCGATTTGGCAGACAGATGTATGAACGTTTACATGACTCTGGCAACACTGCGGTTTTTCTAGAAATTCCTTGGGCAGAACACGCTTTTGATGCTGTTTTCAACGGTGTGAGCAATCAATTAGCGTTGTATTATACTGAGAGGTTTTTGGCTTGGGCGTTGTTCAGGCAATGA
- a CDS encoding carboxymuconolactone decarboxylase family protein, whose translation MEFTIYTIDTAPEDSKAALVHAQQTFGFIPNLEGVFAQAPALLKGSMALWDLFATTSFSPIEQQIIYLTVNYEHECHYCMAAHSGLAKIMGMKSEDIQALRDNTPLKEPKLQALRRFTQRMIQARGWVEDAEIQEFLAVGYDKQQVLEVILGIAIKVMHNYTNHIAKTPLDKPFQPYIWSKPGIESVNSI comes from the coding sequence ATGGAATTTACCATTTACACGATTGATACCGCGCCTGAAGACTCTAAAGCAGCATTAGTTCACGCACAACAAACGTTTGGGTTTATTCCAAATTTAGAGGGAGTTTTCGCCCAAGCACCTGCATTACTCAAAGGTTCGATGGCACTATGGGATTTGTTTGCTACGACAAGTTTCAGCCCAATTGAACAGCAAATCATTTATTTGACTGTGAATTATGAACACGAGTGTCACTACTGCATGGCAGCCCACTCCGGCTTGGCAAAGATTATGGGTATGAAGAGTGAAGATATTCAAGCACTACGTGATAATACACCACTCAAAGAGCCAAAATTGCAAGCACTACGCCGTTTTACGCAACGAATGATTCAAGCACGGGGTTGGGTTGAAGATGCTGAAATTCAGGAATTTTTAGCAGTTGGTTATGATAAGCAACAAGTACTAGAAGTCATTCTGGGCATAGCAATTAAAGTGATGCACAACTACACAAACCACATTGCTAAAACGCCTCTTGATAAACCATTTCAGCCATACATCTGGTCAAAGCCTGGAATCGAGAGCGTCAATAGCATTTGA
- a CDS encoding YggT family protein yields MSLLITTLITFVSFYSYLLIIRVLLTWFPTINWYNQPFAALAQITDPYLNLFRSIIPPLGGMDFSPILAFLALNLVSGLLSAIPASLPL; encoded by the coding sequence ATGAGTTTACTGATTACGACACTAATTACCTTTGTCAGCTTTTATAGCTATTTGCTAATTATCCGGGTTTTGCTAACCTGGTTCCCGACAATCAACTGGTATAACCAGCCATTTGCCGCTTTAGCCCAGATAACCGATCCTTATCTGAATCTATTCCGCTCAATTATTCCCCCATTGGGCGGTATGGATTTTTCGCCGATCTTAGCTTTCTTAGCACTCAATCTAGTTAGTGGGCTTCTGAGTGCCATTCCAGCTAGCCTGCCCTTATAG
- a CDS encoding IS1 family transposase (programmed frameshift): MECPRCGSSHIRKNGNKRGKQNHICCNCDRQFIDRYEPPQGYSDEVKRECLKMYVNGMGFRGIERVKGVHHTTLITWVKLVGELLPDVYDPETIPEVGELDELETFVGKKNKVWLWTAVNHFTQGILAWVLGDHSAETFRPLWDIVGTWQCYFYVTDGWLVYPGFIPEGDQIVSKTYMTRVEGENTRLRHYLARLHRKTLCYSKSAQMLKYSIRLLLHYLKFWDVPVSV, from the exons ATGGAATGTCCGCGTTGTGGGTCGTCTCATATCCGTAAGAACGGAAATAAAAGAGGTAAACAGAATCACATTTGCTGTAATTGCGATCGCCAATTTATTGATCGGTACGAACCACCTCAAGGATACAGTGATGAAGTGAAACGGGAATGCCTGAAAATGTACGTTAATGGTATGGGATTTCGTGGCATTGAACGGGTCAAAGGTGTGCATCACACGACATTGATTACTTGGGTAAAACTTGTAGGAGAACTGCTACCTGATGTTTATGATCCAGAGACAATTCCAGAAGTTGGCGAACTCGATGAACTAGAAACGTTCGTCGGC AAAAAAAACAAAGTTTGGCTTTGGACAGCAGTGAACCACTTCACACAAGGTATTTTAGCGTGGGTTTTGGGCGACCATAGCGCCGAAACTTTTCGACCGTTATGGGATATTGTAGGTACTTGGCAGTGCTATTTCTATGTCACGGATGGATGGTTGGTCTATCCAGGCTTTATTCCAGAGGGCGACCAGATTGTGAGCAAGACTTACATGACACGAGTTGAGGGGGAAAACACCCGGTTGCGCCACTATCTCGCTCGATTGCATCGAAAAACGCTATGTTATTCCAAATCAGCACAAATGCTGAAATACTCGATTCGATTGCTACTTCAC
- a CDS encoding biotin carboxylase: MRLRSLTVVLISCLITLLSWVIIPPAVALTQIKLFDVSYKDCPPELAEGAVISSGSAAANCFLVVGKAENGTNKTVYDADIFGRIYDANNDSVMQNRTRLGSITEVPPGISDFELRISVPANQPTPLKLKQFKAAGFSGQVRK; this comes from the coding sequence ATGCGGTTGCGTTCACTCACGGTCGTTTTGATTTCATGTCTCATTACCCTTCTATCGTGGGTGATTATTCCCCCAGCTGTAGCCCTGACACAGATTAAACTATTTGATGTCTCTTATAAAGATTGTCCACCAGAACTAGCAGAAGGGGCTGTTATCAGTAGCGGTAGTGCTGCCGCCAATTGTTTTCTTGTCGTTGGCAAGGCAGAAAATGGCACTAATAAAACAGTCTACGACGCAGATATTTTTGGACGCATTTATGATGCAAATAATGACTCGGTAATGCAAAACCGCACTCGCTTAGGCTCTATTACCGAGGTGCCACCAGGTATTAGCGATTTTGAATTGAGAATTTCTGTACCGGCAAATCAGCCTACTCCGTTGAAGCTGAAGCAATTCAAGGCTGCGGGGTTTAGCGGTCAAGTGCGTAAGTAA